A single region of the Zootoca vivipara chromosome 2, rZooViv1.1, whole genome shotgun sequence genome encodes:
- the CHAD gene encoding chondroadherin, with the protein MDRSGFILKLFGLLLCLLPVLQACPQNCHCHGGDLHHVICDNVGLRRIPKVAEQTRLLNLQRNNFPVLPTNGFRDMKNLVSLHLQHSHIKEISSGAFRGLKQLVYLYLSNNDISVIKMGAFDDLTELTYLYLDHNKIPDLPKGLLSPLINLFILQLGSNKLRELRAGAFHGTKDLRWLYLSNNSINSIHPAALDDVENLAIFHLDKNQLTSYPGAAMSKLRVVEDLKLSNNPMKIIPDLAFQSFGRYMETLSLDNMGLEKFSDKAFAGVTTLKTVHIENNKLSSLPRNFPFSRLETLTLSNNPWHCSCQLAPLRRWLESSRSRPDATCASPSPARGQQIRDTSALRGCKVPTKRSKKGSRH; encoded by the exons ATGGACCGGTCGGGCTTCATACTCAAGCTCTTTGGCTTGCTGCTATGCCTCCTGCCCGTTCTCCAGGCATGTCCTCAGAACTGCCACTGCCACGGGGGAGACCTCCACCATGTCATCTGCGACAACGTTGGGCTGAGAAGGATCCCCAAGGTAGCTGAGCAGACGCGGCTCCTCAACCTGCAGAGGAACAACTTCCCCGTCCTGCCGACCAACGGTTTCAGGGATATGAAGAACCTCGTCTCTCTCCACCTCCAGCACTCTCACATCAAAGAGATCTCCAGCGGAGCCTTCCGGGGCCTAAAGCAGCTGGTCTACCTTTACTTGTCCAACAATGACATCAGCGTCATAAAGATGGGGGCCTTCGATGACCTGACGGAGCTCACCTACCTCTACCTAGACCACAACAAGATCCCAGACCTTCCCAAGGGGCTCCTCTCCCCACTGATCAACCTTTTCATCCTGCAGCTGGGCAGCAACAAGCTCCGAGAGTTGAGAGCGGGAGCCTTCCATGGGACCAAGGACCTTCGCTGGCTCTATCTCTCGAACAACTCTATTAACTCCATTCACCCTGCGGCCCTGGACGATGTGGAGAACCTAGCCATATTCCACCTGGATAAGAACCAGCTGACCAGCTACCCAGGGGCTGCCATGAGCAAGCTGAGAGTGGTGGAGGACCTGAAGCTCTCAAACAACCCCATGAAGATCATCCCAGATTTAGCCTTCCAGTCCTTTGGGCGCTACATGGAGACACTCAGCCTGGACAACATGGGCCTAGAAAAG TTTTCAGATAAAGCATTTGCTGGCGTAACCACACTGAAGACTGTTCACATTGAGAACAACAAACTGTCCAGTCTTCCTAGGAACTTCCCTTTCAGCCGTCTTGAGACCCTCACCCTGTCGAACAACCCTTGGCACTGCTCCTGTCAGCTAGCACCTCTGCGCAG GTGGCTGGAATCCTCTCGATCACGCCCTGATGCAACCTGCGCATCACCCTCTCCAGCTCGAGGACAGCAGATCCGAGATACCTCTGCACTCCGCGGTTGCAAGGTCCCCACGAAGAGGTCCAAGAAGGGAAGTCGCCATTAA